A window of the Archangium lipolyticum genome harbors these coding sequences:
- a CDS encoding oxygenase MpaB family protein — protein sequence MALREPVPAEHEAAPAQAAKRAAAREWKIDYLSPAGEPSLVPPDSVQWRVYRNPIAMGVGGVAAVLLEFADPRIRSGVWDHSIYKVDPIGRSRRTGVAAMVGVYGPASVARKVISGVTKMHARVSGETPNGQSYRALDPVLLNWVSATAAFGFFKAYHTFVRPLSPEEQVRFFADGKPVAELYGVTQSVGSEAEFVAMMEGLLPGFEPHPINLEFLNIIESGRAAPSVPRILHRAMARGAVAILPPVVRKKLELGREWDLTVLDRMALTSAGRFADLRRDRNSPAWQAALRLGLPGDFAWRSPSKQRSLLKR from the coding sequence ATGGCTTTACGTGAACCGGTACCAGCCGAGCACGAAGCAGCGCCGGCGCAGGCGGCGAAGCGGGCGGCCGCGCGCGAGTGGAAGATCGACTATCTCTCCCCCGCCGGAGAGCCTTCGTTGGTCCCACCGGACTCAGTGCAGTGGCGGGTCTACCGCAACCCGATCGCCATGGGGGTCGGCGGAGTCGCCGCGGTGCTGCTCGAGTTCGCCGACCCACGGATCCGCAGTGGGGTATGGGACCACTCGATCTACAAGGTGGACCCGATCGGACGCTCGCGACGGACCGGGGTCGCGGCAATGGTGGGCGTGTATGGCCCTGCCTCGGTGGCGCGCAAGGTGATCTCCGGCGTCACGAAGATGCACGCGCGCGTGTCGGGTGAGACCCCCAATGGTCAATCGTACCGTGCGCTCGACCCGGTGCTGCTCAATTGGGTCTCCGCGACCGCTGCTTTCGGCTTCTTCAAGGCCTACCACACCTTCGTTCGTCCGCTCTCGCCAGAGGAGCAGGTGCGCTTCTTCGCGGACGGGAAGCCGGTCGCCGAACTCTACGGTGTCACGCAAAGCGTTGGGTCGGAAGCCGAGTTCGTCGCGATGATGGAAGGGCTGCTGCCAGGTTTCGAGCCGCATCCGATCAACCTCGAGTTCCTGAACATCATCGAATCGGGCCGCGCGGCGCCGTCCGTGCCGCGCATCCTGCACCGCGCGATGGCCCGCGGCGCGGTCGCGATCCTCCCGCCGGTGGTCCGGAAGAAACTGGAGCTCGGTAGGGAATGGGACCTGACCGTGCTCGACCGGATGGCGCTGACCTCCGCCGGCCGGTTCGCTGACCTCAGGCGCGACCGCAACTCTCCCGCCTGGCAGGCGGCGCTGCGTCTCGGCCTGCCAGGCGACTTCGCCTGGCGCTCGCCGTCGAAGCAGAGAAGCCTGCTCAAGCGCTGA
- a CDS encoding GNAT family N-acetyltransferase — protein MMAPEISSASSLPLERLAEGFAASFAGYVVPISADVRAFEQRLRTEHVHLADSLVMMKEGRLVALALVARRNVTSRVAAMGVVPELRRGGLGRELLRRVLDEARARGDRSVRLEVIESNTPAVALYERMGFQVRRRLVGWEGTPPEQAVPLEEIPLVTALEAILRYGEPGLPWQLAPETVAGLTAPTRAFRLGAAVAVVTEAGSQELVLRSLVAGEKRRQGEGSRLLRALAARMSGRWWRVPAIVPEELGAGFFAANGLKRQSLTQLEMVSSSNPS, from the coding sequence ATGATGGCTCCCGAGATTTCTTCCGCATCCTCCCTCCCGCTGGAGCGGCTCGCCGAGGGGTTCGCGGCCAGCTTCGCCGGGTACGTGGTTCCCATCTCCGCGGACGTCCGAGCCTTCGAGCAGCGGCTGCGTACCGAGCATGTGCACCTCGCCGACAGCCTCGTGATGATGAAGGAGGGGAGGCTGGTGGCGCTGGCGCTCGTGGCCCGCCGGAACGTGACGAGCCGGGTGGCGGCCATGGGGGTGGTGCCCGAGCTGAGGCGCGGAGGGCTGGGCCGTGAGCTCCTGCGAAGGGTTCTCGACGAGGCGCGGGCTCGCGGGGACCGCTCGGTGCGGCTGGAGGTCATCGAGAGCAATACCCCGGCGGTGGCCCTCTACGAGCGCATGGGTTTCCAGGTTCGCCGCCGGCTCGTGGGATGGGAGGGGACGCCGCCGGAGCAGGCCGTGCCCCTGGAAGAAATACCCCTCGTCACTGCGCTGGAGGCCATCCTCCGGTATGGCGAGCCCGGACTCCCCTGGCAGCTCGCGCCGGAGACCGTGGCCGGGCTCACTGCGCCGACGCGCGCCTTTCGCCTGGGCGCCGCCGTGGCCGTGGTCACCGAGGCCGGGTCCCAGGAGCTCGTCCTCCGCTCCCTGGTCGCCGGGGAGAAGCGCCGCCAGGGGGAAGGGAGCCGCCTCCTGCGAGCGCTTGCCGCGCGAATGTCGGGCCGCTGGTGGAGGGTTCCCGCCATTGTTCCCGAGGAGCTGGGCGCCGGCTTCTTCGCCGCGAATGGATTGAAGCGGCAGTCCCTCACCCAGCTCGAGATGGTCAGTTCCTCCAACCCGTCTTGA
- a CDS encoding TetR/AcrR family transcriptional regulator, giving the protein MSLETKNRLTPTEMTRARILEAGMRCFAREGFAGATTRMIASEAGVTLPVIAYHFGNKEGLHRACAQEIIEQHSRRLLPLVSAAREAANKGSLSATEARDWLDRILDALVKALTADAEQRLTTDFVLREMSEQGPGYALLFEGLWSPGIGLVADLLAIARQRRPGREEERAGAVMLLAALSAFTTIEPVSRAVLGWERLDETRRGTVTALAKRLLDGLVGR; this is encoded by the coding sequence ATGAGCCTCGAGACCAAAAACCGCCTGACGCCAACGGAGATGACCCGGGCCCGGATCCTCGAGGCGGGCATGCGGTGTTTTGCTCGTGAGGGCTTCGCGGGCGCCACCACCCGGATGATCGCCTCCGAGGCGGGCGTCACGCTCCCGGTCATCGCCTACCACTTTGGCAACAAGGAGGGGCTGCACCGCGCTTGCGCGCAGGAGATCATCGAACAGCACAGTCGCCGGTTGTTGCCGCTGGTGAGCGCCGCTCGCGAGGCAGCGAACAAGGGATCGCTCTCGGCCACGGAAGCGCGGGACTGGCTCGACCGTATCCTCGACGCGCTCGTCAAGGCACTTACCGCTGATGCCGAGCAACGGCTCACCACCGATTTCGTGCTGCGCGAGATGAGCGAGCAGGGCCCCGGCTATGCGTTGCTGTTCGAGGGGCTGTGGAGCCCCGGCATCGGCCTCGTCGCCGACCTGCTGGCCATTGCTCGCCAGCGCCGCCCAGGGAGGGAGGAGGAGCGCGCGGGCGCGGTGATGCTGCTCGCCGCGCTCTCCGCCTTCACGACGATAGAGCCCGTGTCGCGCGCTGTCCTCGGGTGGGAGCGGCTCGACGAGACCCGCCGCGGTACCGTGACGGCCCTCGCGAAGCGCCTGCTGGACGGTCTCGTCGGGCGCTGA
- a CDS encoding lipocalin-like domain-containing protein: MLKDRLVGTWQLISVEGRLPDGSRDYPYGQNPLGILMYDRLGNMAVQLMGRDRPPFESADLKGGSAQEAKDALDGAAVYFGTYETEEQTDTVCHHITGSVFPNWIGTVQRRKATVKGNRLVLSTEPLLMGGSESVVVLEWQRMAPSAVRR; encoded by the coding sequence ATGCTCAAGGACAGACTCGTTGGCACCTGGCAGCTCATCTCCGTGGAGGGCCGCCTGCCTGATGGCAGCCGGGATTACCCCTACGGGCAGAATCCTCTGGGGATTCTGATGTATGACCGCCTCGGGAACATGGCGGTGCAACTCATGGGGCGGGACCGCCCCCCCTTCGAATCCGCGGACTTGAAGGGGGGCTCGGCACAGGAGGCAAAGGACGCGTTGGACGGGGCTGCCGTCTACTTCGGGACCTACGAAACCGAAGAGCAGACGGACACGGTCTGCCACCACATCACGGGCAGCGTCTTCCCGAACTGGATCGGAACCGTGCAGAGAAGGAAGGCAACCGTGAAAGGGAACCGGCTGGTCTTGAGCACCGAACCCCTGTTGATGGGGGGAAGCGAATCCGTGGTCGTACTGGAATGGCAGCGGATGGCCCCGTCAGCGGTGCGCCGATGA